In Opisthocomus hoazin isolate bOpiHoa1 chromosome 3, bOpiHoa1.hap1, whole genome shotgun sequence, a genomic segment contains:
- the LOC104337567 gene encoding RING finger protein 151, which yields MGYDIDRFVGYVNEGLLCSICRDVLEDPLQAPCEHAFCTACIHGWLVHHGNCPEDRQMIDVSLLRPLYRYMKNDLNRLQLRCKNREYGCEMVCSLESIDRHERECEYSQIPCSNAGCTVQIQRRNLDGHLAVCEYRSRECPNGCGYTILSAEDTQHNCVAELRTELELLRSEMICRVEEAKHEMESRLDSQRRHMVQKESILQNEIEELKSQMSRMMSDVRSLMAAERQHRQELEQAELEKRELMELLRGLQKDCRLTTTEGGRKPTTFRPLARLESVKRKPREVTVI from the exons ATGGGTTATGATATTGACCGTTTCGTTGGCTACGTTAATGAAGGGCTATTATGCTCCATCTGCCGTGATGTGTTAGAAGATCCATTGCAGGCTCCTTGTGAACACGCTTTCTGTACTGCTTGTATACATGGATGGCTTGTTCATCACGGTAACTGCCCTGAAGACAGACAAATGATTGATGTATCTTTGCTACGACCTCTCTACAG aTATATGAAAAATGATTTAAACCGTCTTCAGCTACGTTGCAAAAACAGAGAATATGGCTGTGAAATGGTTTGTTCTCTGGAGTCTATAGACAGGCATGAAAGGGAATGTGAATACAGTCAGATACCTTGCTCCAATGCCG GTTGTACAGTTCAGATTCAACGACGCAACTTAGATGGTCACCTGGCAGTGTGCGAATATCGGAGCCGTGAATGCCCCAATGGTTGTGGCTACACCATTCTCAGCGCAGAAGACACGCAGCATAATTGTGTAGCAGAGCTAAGAACTGAGTTAGAACTACTTCG GTCAGAAATGATCTGCAGAGTGGAGGAGGCAAAACATGAGATGGAGTCAAGGTTAGATTCACAGAGAAGGCATATGGTCCAGAAAGAGAGTATTCTGCAAAATGAAATTGAAGAACTAAAG aGTCAGATGTCACGAATGATGTCAGATGTACGCTCTCTGAtggctgcagagagacagcaccGTCAAGAgctggagcaggcagagctggaaaaACGGGAATTGATGGAGCTGCTGCGGGGGCTGCAGAAGGACTGTCGATTAACTACTACAGAAGGAGGCAGGAAACCCACAACTTTCCGCCCTCTAGCACGACTAGAGAGTGTAAAACGAAAACCTAGAGAAGTTACAGTTATCTAA
- the FSBP gene encoding fibrinogen silencer-binding protein yields the protein MVGKARSSNFTLSEKLDLLKLVKPYVKILEEHTNKHSVIVEKNKCWDIIADNYNAIGVDRPPRTAQGLRTLYKRLKEYAKQELLQQKETHSDCKSSISEPTKKVVEMIPQISNVCLRDRSGVQSASIDKETIAGTSSPQAMLDHHPATVMMELQSEEDVKPPPSLIIDSQQNDNLEQQEEHQLVHIMERSPSTSVSSVDMRVMMSPSPVPRRDEFFRLEVGERFRPMCGYDPQMLQMLKEEHQIILENQRKIGLYVQEKRDGLKRKQQLEEELLRTKIKVEKLKAIRLRRDLPEYSNI from the exons ATGGTCGGGAAGGCCAGATCTTCTAATTTCACCTTATCTGAAAAGCTCGATTTGCTAAAACTCGTGAAGCCGTACGTTAAAATTCTCGAGGAACATACCAATAAGCATTCTGTaatagtggaaaaaaacaaatgctgggaTATCATAGCTGATAACTACAATGCCATCGGAGTAGATCGCCCTCCTCGTACCGCCCAGGGCCTGCGCACGCTGTACAAGAGGCTCAAAGAATATGCCAAACAGGAGCTGTTGCAGCAAAAGGAGACTCACTCCGATTGTAAAAGCAGCATTTCCGAGCCAACCAAGAAAGTTGTggagatgattccacagatttcCAATGTGTGTTTGAGAGACAGGAGCGGTGTTCAAAG TGCTAGTATCGATAAAGAAACAATTGCTGGTACCAGTTCACCACAGGCAATGCTGGATCACCATCCCGCGACAGTCATGATGGAGTTGCAATCGGAAGAGGATGTCAAACCTCCTCCTTCTTTGATTATAGACTCTCAGCAAAATGACAACTTAGAGCAACAGGAAGAACACCAGCTGGTGCACATTATGGAGAGGTCTCCTTCAACATCAGTATCTTCAGTTGATATGAGAGTGATGATGTCTCCCTCTCCTGTACCAAGAAGAGATGAGTTTTTTAGGCTTGAGGTTGGAGAACGCTTTAGACCGATGTGTGGGTATGACCCACAGATGTTACAAATGCTGAAAGAAGAGCATCAAATAATActagaaaatcaaagaaaaattggTCTTTATGTCCAAGAAAAAAGGGATGGtttgaaaagaaagcagcaaCTGGAAGAAGAACTATTGCGAACAAAAATCAAAGTAGAGAAGCTGAAGGCAATACGACTACGCCGTGACCTGCCAGAATACAGCAATATCTAA